The window GGCTTAATGAAGTAATCAGGTTATCTGTTTTACTGATGCTACTTGAGGGAAAGTGATACAAACTCGCCACTTCAGCAGCCGACAATATGAGTGATCGTTTTTTGAACAGACTCGGTAGTCGCACATTGGCCAGCCTTTTCTGATAACCCGCTATCAATGGTAATCGTAATTTGGTGCGCAGTGCCTGATACGGCGGCATCGAGTAGCCGTCAAGAGCCGATCGTAGCGCCTCAAGCTGCTGTGTAGCGTGGTCACTGCTAGCCAGTACCCGCAAGCTAACCTGGAATAATGGCTGGGTGACTTTTTGGTGCATTGATTCCATCAGCTCCAATTCAAAGGCGCTGAGGGTTCTAGCTGGTCGCTGGCGTTTTTGGACTTGCGCCTGGAACGCAGCGTCCTTACTCGACTTGTCCTTATAGTAAGAGGAGGTAGAGCCGTTATAGACTTCGCCGATTGTATCAGTCACCCCAATCATGGCACTACCCAGTAGTTCGCTTATCTTACCAACCTTAGAGAAACCACCCAAGGAAACTTTGCGAAGTATATCTTCGTTGCCTAATATCCGACGAGACAACCGTGAGGCTTCATTAAGTTTGACTGGAGTCACCACTAACTGCATGGTCAACTGCTCATCGTCACTGAGTTTTGTCATAGCCGCAGTGACGTAAGACAGTGGGTCATGCTGCTCAAAAGTACGAGTAGACATCAGCGGCAGCACGTAGTGGTGGGCTTGCTTAAATTCAATGACGTTTGCTGGGTCAAATGGCTGGTAGTCGATAGGTTTTACTTTGGCATCAGGAATGTAGGCAGTAATAGTTTTCTCAAGAATATCTGCTCGTGTTTGCTCAACCTGTATAAGGTAGCGAATCCCGTCTCGTTTGGTGGAAACTATCTCAAAACTTAGTACTGGCGTTCGATCAAGCAACCGCTCTTTCAGTGAGCGAGCAGCCCGTAAGCCATGTATGACCGAAAACAATTGTATGGTCGATTCTGGTGTTTTCTCGAGTTGAGCTGGTGGTGTCAGCTCTAGCCAGACCATTACTCGCCGTTTAAGATAGCGGCGGTTGATAACTACTCTCACGAGGGCAATAAACCAATAGAGTACAAACAGTAGCAGTAGCCCAGCCAGCACAAACAGACACAAGCGAATTATGGTTGCGAAATAGGCTGAGGTGTCCACGGGGCGGCTCCTTTCTTATCATGTATGAATGTATAGTAGGCGGCTGATTCTCGTGCAAACGTTCGTTGGCTGACAATATTAAGTCCAACGTAGTTCATTTCCGAGATTGTCCATGCGCCAGTCTGACTATTGACGGCAATAACGTAAGCCACGTGTCCCCACTTACCGTTGTCGGACTGAAAAATCGCTCCGACAGCTGGCGTGTGATTCACTGCATAGCCATCACGAATCGCCCGATCATCCCAGGTATTAGCATCGCCCCACGTGGTTGGAATCGGGTAGCCTGCCGACAGGCGCATCGAAAATGCCCAGTAGGTACAGTTGCCCCACTCATAGGTATTGCCCGCAACTGGCCCACCCATGTAAAACCCCTGGGATTCGGCCGCTGCCAGGCTCGGCACATTAGATAGAAACGACACTACGTCCTCGCCCATGGCAAAGACGGCTGCAAACGGCAACGCCACAATAACCGCCATAGTGGCCAGCACCAGGCTGATCTGTTTTTTAACATTTCCGCCTGTCACCACATTAAGTGCGACCAGGGCTGGATTCATGCGTAGAGCTCCGTCGGGTCAGTGGTAATCAGCGGATGTTCTTTATCACTGGCCACAACCTTAACAGCAACGTGGTTCTGGTCGGCAATAATCAGGGCATCGCCACGCCCGCAGGTCAGCAGAAAGTTTTCCTCGTACTCACTCAAATGAAACTCGCTCGCCACATTCTTAATAGTGGTAGTGTCCTGGCGCATGAGAATTCTTAGGCTACTCTGTGAAGCGATCACCCGACCATAGTTACTTTTGAGGAAATCATCAGCTTGCTGGGTAACAAACGATACACCGAGGTAGTATTTACGAGCCCGACGGACCAGTCCAGCAATAAAGCGGGCACTTGGTTCATGCTCTAGCAGTGACCAACCCTCATCAATCACCAACAGTCGCTTTTCGGGTTTTACTTTGACTTGGTTTTGAATGAAGTTAGAAACAATCAACATCATGATTGGCCTGAGATTAGCCGGCATATCTTTAATGTCAAAAATCACTAAACGGTTATCCAGTTTGATGTTAGTCTGTGAGTTAAAGATTTCAGCACTGGAGCCACTAATATATTTCTCTAGCCGTTCACACAGTTGCAATTGACCAAGGCTGTGTAGTTCAGCATACAAATCTTCAAGCAGTGGATGTTGCTTCTTAGCTTTTCTGTAGACTCGTAAGATTGCTTTATCGACCGCCGCTTTCTCACGTTTATCCAGTCCCTCCGCCATCAGGTCAATCACGGCCGTCAGGTCTTGGACGTGCTCAGCCAGGTCAGCTTTAGTGTGAAAAGTGGTTGCTAGGTCAAATGGGTTAATCTTTTGTTTGCTTTTAGCCGACAGTTTGATATAGGTACCGTTGACGGTTTCACTCAGTCGTTTATATTCACGCTCTGGGTCAATCACCAGCACTTTCGTGCCTTGCATCAGTTGTCTAAGTATCTCAACCTTAGTGGTATAGCTTTTACCCGAGCCGGATTGAGCAAACACAATTGAATTGGCATTATGCAAGCTAAAACGATCCAAAATAACCAGCGAGTTATTGGACTTATTCACGCCATACAAAATACCGGACTCTTGCACGAGTTCAGATGACATAAACGGAAATGTTAACGCTGCACTGGAGCTATCTAAGTTTCTCTTTTGCGCTAATTGATCTTCGCCTCTAGGCAAAATAGATTGCAAGGCTTCAAGTTGTTGGTAGCGGGCTACTTTGGAATAAAACAACCGAGCTGACATAGTTGCTTCCAGTAACTTGGTAGTTTTGTTGAGCTCCTCCAAGCTATCGGCTCGGATAGCTACGTAGATAGACATTTGAAACAGTTTTTCCTGGCCACGTTGGATTTTGTCTCTCAGTTCAATCGCCGATTCGAGCGGGTCAGTGATTTCTGAGCCAATAATCTTACCAGCTTGCATCATCGAGCGTCTGGTGCTTTCCAGTTCGGTAATCTTGCGGTGCAGTTTTGGCAGGGCGTGCAAGGCACTGACTTCATACAGATGGTAGCTAATGTCGGTATTGTGGTTGAAGTTAATGATGCTATCCAACCAACCGGAACTGGCCGTAAATGGATAGCCAGAAATATAGATCGTCCGCATGTACACACCGTCGATCACGAGGTGGTCAACGTTTTCCTCTAGTCCAGCGTAACTAAGAGCATCAACGGCATCTTGTTCGCCAAATGCTAAGTTCAGTTCTTTTTGCTTTTCTTGCCTAGTTTTTTGGTAATTTTGCAGTGGTTCCAGCACTTTATTGATATCAATCATCGGGGTCTCCTTTCTCAATCAGGGCGGTGTGGATGAGACTCAGGGCCGTTTCAGTCAGCGGTTGAACTTTAGCCTGAACAGGACTATAGAAGCTGTAGAACAAATCAAGAATCTCCAAGCTACCAAGCTGGCGAGTGTGCATACCAAGCCGAGACATTCCCTTAGTCACGATGTCTATTTTGAGATTGAGTTGCTCTTTAATTAACTCAAAGTCTGTTTTATTGTCAGCAGTGTACGGA is drawn from bacterium and contains these coding sequences:
- a CDS encoding CHAP domain-containing protein, giving the protein MNPALVALNVVTGGNVKKQISLVLATMAVIVALPFAAVFAMGEDVVSFLSNVPSLAAAESQGFYMGGPVAGNTYEWGNCTYWAFSMRLSAGYPIPTTWGDANTWDDRAIRDGYAVNHTPAVGAIFQSDNGKWGHVAYVIAVNSQTGAWTISEMNYVGLNIVSQRTFARESAAYYTFIHDKKGAAPWTPQPISQP
- a CDS encoding ATP-binding protein yields the protein MIDINKVLEPLQNYQKTRQEKQKELNLAFGEQDAVDALSYAGLEENVDHLVIDGVYMRTIYISGYPFTASSGWLDSIINFNHNTDISYHLYEVSALHALPKLHRKITELESTRRSMMQAGKIIGSEITDPLESAIELRDKIQRGQEKLFQMSIYVAIRADSLEELNKTTKLLEATMSARLFYSKVARYQQLEALQSILPRGEDQLAQKRNLDSSSAALTFPFMSSELVQESGILYGVNKSNNSLVILDRFSLHNANSIVFAQSGSGKSYTTKVEILRQLMQGTKVLVIDPEREYKRLSETVNGTYIKLSAKSKQKINPFDLATTFHTKADLAEHVQDLTAVIDLMAEGLDKREKAAVDKAILRVYRKAKKQHPLLEDLYAELHSLGQLQLCERLEKYISGSSAEIFNSQTNIKLDNRLVIFDIKDMPANLRPIMMLIVSNFIQNQVKVKPEKRLLVIDEGWSLLEHEPSARFIAGLVRRARKYYLGVSFVTQQADDFLKSNYGRVIASQSSLRILMRQDTTTIKNVASEFHLSEYEENFLLTCGRGDALIIADQNHVAVKVVASDKEHPLITTDPTELYA